The DNA window CTGTTGAGAGGTATCCATGGATGAGACAGTTATATGTCTCATTGTCTGGCTTGACACCTTTATCAATCATTTGCTGAAAGACGCCCTTGGCCCTGTCAACCGATTGAGCTTTGCACAGGCCATCAATGATTGTATTGTATGTCACAACATTCGGTGAAACACCCATTTCAACGAACAGGCTGCAAGCTTTATCCACCTGACCTTCACTAAAGAAACCCTTAATGACGGTGGTGTATGACACCACATCTGGTGGGCAGCTACTACCTTGACCATCAGACATCATGTGGAGCAGCTCAAGTGCCTCCTCGGCTCTCTTTTCATCACAGAAACCCTTGAGAAGTGTGTTGTATGAAACTACACTGGGTGTGCATCCAACTTCGGGCATTTGTCAGAGCAATATGTCCATGGCCTCACCCACCCTCTTGGCGTCACAGAGGCCCTTGAGCAGTTGATTGATGACTATAGGTGCTTCAGGCGAAGCCATGCTCCAGCCCGTCTTAAGGATGAGGCCAAAGGCGGCGAAGCCATGCTCCAGGCGGCCCATGCGGCAGAAGCAGCCGATGAGGATGCTGTAGGTGCAAAGGTTGGGAGCCACCTTGATGGAGCAGTCACGTACCATCCGGTTGAAGAGGGAGATGACGAACCCTGACTCTGAGGTGGAGGAGCGCCGGCACAAGGCACGAGACACAGCATTGAGGAGGTGGTTGAAGGCGGTAACCGAAGCGGGCCTGGCGTGGGGAAGCATTTCGTCGAACAGCTTGAGcgcgtcgtcgaggccgaggcttcCCTACCGGGCGCGGCCGGCGATGACGCGCTCCAGCTCCAAGCACCTGTTGCGGGCGGCGCTGACGCTGCGCGACATGCCGACGGGGCGCGTGCGCGGCTACTGGCTCCGTGCGGAGCAGCACGGCACGGACGGCGCCGCGTGACGCTCTGAACCGGTGAAGCAGAGCTGCTCGCGTGAGCTGGGCGGAGCCACGAGTGCTGCGTTGTGTGGAGTGGCTGACTCTGTGAGGGCAGGAGCTGGAAGCCTGGAACGTcggtcggtggcggcggcggccgcgggcgACAGGTCAGGAAGGTTTTTGCCTTTTTCCGGTCGGGGTCAGGAAGCCTTTTCTGTCCTGGATAAATGGACTGTTCTTTTTTCTATTTCCACATAGAAAAAATTCGATATTTAAATATGCGCATGGATGGAATGATGAATCTAATCTGAAATTTTTGTATACGAATTTAATAGAATTAAGGTTCAAGTATCGTAAACTGCacagcatgtttttttttttgactgtTCTTTTTTCTATTTCCACATAGAAAAAATTCGATATTTAAATATGCGCATGGATGGAATGATGAATCTAATCTGAAATTTTTGTATACGAATTTAATAGAATTAAGGTTCAAGTATCGTAAACTGCAcagcatgttttttttttgtgtgtggcaGCACATGTTCAAAAGGTTCAAACAGATCAAAGACCATACAAGTTTTATGTGACAATTATTGACACTACAGATTTGTAACTACGCTCCACCACGTAACGTTTCTATTTTAAACTTTGAAAATACAAGCTGGTTAGATTTTTCCAAAGTTCTCCCACAACGATTTCTCCAAAGTTCTCCCACAACCATGTAGGATTTGTCACATGTCTGTTGTGTTCCCATCTTCAGGCCACACCATCCGCCAAGACTCCTAAAGACTGGGACGGGTCCAAGCGTCCATGGCTCAAATAAAAGAGAATAAAtgtcacaagaacaggatttgcttcCAGTGCTAACTGCAGCACAGTTGGAAGTAACAATATAGGATTTCAACAAAAATATAGGCAGTAAAgttctagtttgctgctgctacaGATTGAATCATCAATTTGCTTTCTATACTCTATCTTGAGTGACAAATCTCAATCACCATCTCATTCGACAGGATCAGAGTATCATGATAGGAACAGAGTTACAAATGTGATGGCTTAAGCATCCTGCAACGAATGTAACTCTGCGTGTCTGTAATCCACCTACAGCGCACGCTGGTAGCTCTGCTCTTCGATCTAGCATCAATAACAAGTAAAAAGTTATCTGCCCTCGCTCTTTAACACATGTTACTTTGCTTGGTGAACAGGCTCCAACACTAGGAACAGCTTCTCTAACTTCGCATATGAGGGGTCCAGCCATACGTGCCTCGTTACATTATATGCATCCACAGGGAAACGCTTCCTCAGCCTAGCTTGAAGTTCAGCAAGTTCGTCCTTGTCTTCTGGAACCTAGGAAGATGCAAACAGAATAACCACCAGTCATAAAATTTATGCAAAGAACTCAGCCAGGTATCCGTAAGTGAAGAGGTCGTACTTTTGAAATTAACCAGACTGATGCTATTTTCACTTGTGTGAAGCCGAGGAATGACACAAACAATGTCTGAATAAATCTTGAAACTAGTAGTAAAAATTGGTACCTCGATTTTCGTCCAGTGTTCATAGGCAGAATAATCATCCCAGAGACTTTGCGCCAGGCTCCTGTAATTGAAGAACTCCTCTGTAATTTCCTTCCTTTGGTGAGCATCTGATGTTGGAATACCAACCTGCATGGATCCCAGTAAGTTGTTCACCGAGACTATACATAGCTAGTGTAAACTAGAACAAGGTATTGCAAGACAGGCATTGCATATGATTTA is part of the Miscanthus floridulus cultivar M001 chromosome 9, ASM1932011v1, whole genome shotgun sequence genome and encodes:
- the LOC136481441 gene encoding protein Rf1, mitochondrial-like isoform X2; the protein is MPEVGCTPSVVSYNTLLKGFCDEKRAEEALELLHMMSDGQGSSCPPDVVSYTTVIKGFFSEGQVDKACSLFVEMGVSPNVVTYNTIIDGLCKAQSVDRAKGVFQQMIDKGVKPDNETYNCLIHGYLSTAMLAEKGEPKRRKKSIEPSCESSIVPVEVGPKTMQFPSSQDASVSLGSGNSLRTVSHAGLEVAQTNLIHLPLSTLLCL
- the LOC136481441 gene encoding protein Rf1, mitochondrial-like isoform X3, with product MPEVGCTPSVVSYNTLLKGFCDEKRAEEALELLHMMSDGQGSSCPPDVVSYTTVIKGFFSEGQVDKACSLFVEMGVSPNVVTYNTIIDGLCKAQSVDRAKGVFQQMIDKGVKPDNETYNCLIHGYLSTAMLAEKGEPKRRKKSIEPSCESSIVPVEVGPKTMQFPSSQDASVSLGSGNSLR
- the LOC136481442 gene encoding L-galactono-1,4-lactone dehydrogenase 1, mitochondrial-like isoform X2; its protein translation is MELGPTGTLAKPSMKDLDYIEKLLQLIEKEIPAPGPIEQRWTARSKSPMSPASSSEEDDVFSWVGIPTSDAHQRKEITEEFFNYRSLAQSLWDDYSAYEHWTKIEVPEDKDELAELQARLRKRFPVDAYNVTRHVWLDPSYAKLEKLFLVLEPVHQAK